In the genome of Candidatus Binataceae bacterium, one region contains:
- the pyrF gene encoding orotidine-5'-phosphate decarboxylase, translating into MAMEYFSERLLQAQRRKRSVAMLGVDPQLSVPAAPGLPDGYTLSRFCCAIVEACAPSICAIKPQLAFFEARGMDGMRALVEVIGLARRLGLLTVADAKRGDIGSTSAAYAEAFLGEGDFGCDAVTVNPYLGSDSIAPFVTRVREGRGLFVLVKTSNPSSGEFQDRAADGAPVWEWVARRVEGWGSDFVGPSGLSPVGAVVGATYPDHAARARELMPHATILVPGYGAQGASAADAVRAARADGSGVMVNASRSLMYAYLKRPGSAPAAAAAAAAEAMRTELNAALSARGGV; encoded by the coding sequence ATGGCGATGGAATATTTCTCCGAACGCCTGCTCCAAGCGCAGCGCCGCAAGCGCAGCGTTGCGATGCTTGGCGTCGATCCTCAGCTGAGCGTGCCCGCAGCCCCGGGTCTGCCGGACGGCTATACGCTTTCGCGTTTCTGCTGCGCGATCGTCGAGGCCTGCGCCCCCTCGATCTGCGCGATCAAGCCGCAGCTCGCCTTTTTCGAGGCGCGCGGGATGGACGGGATGCGCGCGCTGGTCGAAGTTATCGGGCTCGCGCGCCGCTTGGGATTGCTTACGGTCGCCGACGCAAAGCGCGGCGATATCGGCTCGACTTCGGCCGCCTATGCCGAGGCCTTTCTCGGTGAGGGCGACTTCGGATGCGACGCCGTCACCGTGAATCCTTACCTGGGAAGTGACTCGATCGCGCCATTTGTAACCCGTGTTCGCGAGGGCCGCGGCCTGTTCGTGCTGGTCAAGACTTCCAATCCGTCTTCGGGCGAATTTCAGGATCGCGCCGCTGACGGCGCCCCGGTTTGGGAATGGGTGGCGCGGCGGGTCGAAGGATGGGGCAGCGACTTCGTCGGTCCAAGCGGCCTGAGCCCGGTGGGCGCGGTGGTCGGTGCGACCTATCCCGATCATGCCGCCCGCGCGCGCGAGCTGATGCCCCATGCGACCATCCTGGTGCCCGGCTACGGCGCGCAGGGAGCGAGCGCCGCCGACGCCGTACGAGCGGCACGCGCCGACGGGAGCGGCGTGATGGTCAACGCGAGCCGGAGCCTGATGTACGCGTATCTCAAGCGGCCGGGCTCCGCGCCGGCGGCCGCGGCCGCGGCGGCGGCCGAAGCGATGAGAACGGAGCTCAACGCCGCGCTGAGCGCGCGCGGCGGAGTTTAA